A single window of Solenopsis invicta isolate M01_SB chromosome 3, UNIL_Sinv_3.0, whole genome shotgun sequence DNA harbors:
- the LOC113006248 gene encoding THAP domain-containing protein 3-like — protein sequence MPTCCILGCGNRNIKGSKIFMARFPSDPEKKKLWISNIGRTNWEPKINSAVCEKHFASEMWEKIRVDGKKKLKLNAIPTIFSPREKSGTYITTTDQTNKSLQTQLIFGTFHTDNNEEKNNESLGSVTSNNLEESITFHSPERSNSYDYFTYTSEKSTTMYLIKLNV from the exons ATGCCAACTTGTTGCATACTTGGATGCGGTAATCGCAACATAAAAGGTTCCAAAATTTTCATGGCTCGCTTTCCAAGTGATccggaaaaaaagaaattatggaTTTCTAATATAGGCAGAACTAATTGGgaaccaaaaattaattcagctGTATGTGAG aaacattttGCAAGTGAAATGTGGGAAAAAATACGAGTTGacggaaagaaaaaattgaagttaaacGCTATACCTACAATTTTTTCTCCTCGGGAAAAAAGTGGAACATATATTACTACAACG GATCAAACTAATAAATCTTTGCAAACACAACTTATATTTGGAACATTCCATACAGACAATaatgaggaaaaaaataatgagtCTCTTGGATCAGTTACTTCAAATAATTTGGAAGAATCAATTACTTTTCACTCACCGGAACGATCGAATTCTTATG ATTACTTTACTTATACTTCAGAAAAAAGTACAACgatgtatttaataaagttaaatgtttAG
- the LOC120357387 gene encoding uncharacterized protein LOC120357387 — MGILLGIEPLHQVVMEAAAIAAHRLACELKWKEGTAHTKFPSGMLTDSIFGMRQNRMPAVRALDRRFKVQVTGLADEIEPGASVQAWDGDVWFTDGSKTGMSSGAGIVCRQRRVAESLPLDGYATVFQTEIVAILRCAQLALEVKETAGRVRICSDSQAAIKALEAPIYTSRLVWDCRNALEKLAKDKEVIVTWVPSHSGIEGNEEADRLARAASRMEVFGPGPVLGVPFCLGRERLRAWLRNEHLEFWKNELGTKCRQAGALLGETPSEGLVRDIRSLSRRDARLAVQILTGHGALNYHMHRLGRSDTTECRACGEEEETSLHILCDCPAYAGLRLKLLGSAFPEPGQISRLPMRDLSLFWRESGLP, encoded by the coding sequence ATGGGCATCTTGCTCGGGATCGAACCACTTCACCAGGTGGTGATGGAAGCGGCGGCGATCGCCGCACACCGACTAGCCTGTGAACTGAAGTGGAAAGAGGGGACTGCGCATACTAAGTTCCCCAGCGGCATGCTGACCGACTCCATCTTCGGAATGAGGCAGAACAGGATGCCAGCAGTTCGGGCCCTGGACAGGCGCTTTAAAGTGCAGGTCACAGGGCTCGCGGACGAGATTGAACCCGGAGCATCGGTTCAGGCCTGGGACGGGGACGTCTGGTTCACAGATGGCTCCAAGACGGGCATGAGCTCCGGCGCGGGCATTGTTTGCCGACAGAGGAGGGTGGCAGAGAGCCTGCCCCTGGATGGGTACGCCACGGTTTTCCAGACGGAGATCGTCGCAATCCTAAGATGTGCCCAGCTGGCCCTGGAAGTGAAGGAGACGGCTGGGCGTGTGAGAATATGTTCGGACAGTCAAGCTGCCATCAAGGCACTTGAAGCTCCGATCTACACCTCGCGGCTGGTCTGGGACTGCAGAAATGCACTGGAGAAGCTGGCAAAGGACAAAGAAGTTATCGTGACCTGGGTCCCCAGTCACTCGGGGATTGAGGGCAATGAAGAGGCCGACCGGCTCGCCAGAGCCGCATCAAGAATGGAGGTGTTCGGGCCGGGACCGGTGCTGGGGGTCCCTTTCTGCCTTGGCAGGGAGAGGCTTCGGGCCTGGCTGCGAAACGAGCACCTCgagttttggaaaaatgagcTGGGGACCAAGTGTCGGCAGGCCGGAGCTCTACTGGGGGAAACACCCAGCGAGGGCCTAGTCCGGGACATAAGGTCCTTGAGCAGAAGGGACGCTAGGCTAGCGgtgcaaatactgactggcCATGGAGCCCTTAATTACCACATGCACAGGCTGGGCCGTTCCGATACGACTGAGTGTAGGGCCTgtggggaggaagaggagacaagtctccacattCTTTGCGACTGCCCGGCCTACGCGGGGCTAAGACTAAAACTACTAGGCTCGGCTTTTCCCGAGCCAGGGCAGATTAGTAGGCTACCTATGAGGGACCTGAGCCTCTTCTGGAGGGAATCGGGGCTCCCATAG